A genomic region of Carassius carassius chromosome 13, fCarCar2.1, whole genome shotgun sequence contains the following coding sequences:
- the LOC132155630 gene encoding extracellular calcium-sensing receptor-like yields MIFAIEEINENPNILPNHTLGYEIFNACGFSNILQSALSLSNGQDDVIDELNCTKADTVQAIIGHSGSTPTIGFARITGLFHMPVISHFATCACLSNRKEFPSFFRTIPSDYYQSRALAQLVKHFGWTWVGALSNDNDYGKNGIATFIKAAQEEGVCIEYSQAFESTGSKTSLKNIVDTIRTSTSKVIMAFMSHREIKILVDELYRQNITGLQWIGSDAWITDDSLADSQGHTLLIGSIGFTVRNAQIPGLGPFLQKLNPSQFPKSMFLKEFWESIFQCSLSPNALQRACNGSEHLKYVKHHFTDVSDLRYVNNVYNAVYAIAHALHNLLSCNHQKGPFANVTCAQPTTIQPWQILHYMQTVNFTMNGGETVFFDSKGDSPARYELVNLQNVTKGTTEVATIGYYDAIQPRGQQFTMNNVNITWGGGLRTVPVSVCSESCPLGTRKAVQKGRPICCFDCIPCPPGEISNTSDASDCAKCPFGYWSNSRGDECIIKTVEFLSFTEIMGIILMMLGLLGAFLTMFIFAIFFHYKDTPIVKANNSELSFLLLFSLTLCFLCSLTFIGRPTEWSCMLRHTAFGITFVLCISCVVGKTIVVLMAFKATLPGRNVMKWFGPLQQRISVVGFTLVQVLICVLWLTISPPSPYMNMSYNREKIILECRLGSAVSFWAVLGYIGFLAILCFILAFLARKLPDNFNEAKFITFSMLIFCAVWIAFIPAYLSTPGKFTVAVEIFAILASSYSLLICIFITKCYVILLRPGENTKKHLLKVPH; encoded by the exons ATGATCTTCGCAATAgaggaaataaatgaaaatccaAATATACTCCCAAACCACACGCTGGGTTATGAAATCTTTAATGCCTGTGGATTCTCTAATATTCTACAGTCTGCACTTTCACTGTCCAATGGACAAGATGACGTCATTGATGAATTAAACTGCACCAAGGCTGATACTGTTCAGGCTATAATAGGTCATTCTGGATCCACTCCAACCATTGGGTTTGCTAGAATAACTGGCCTATTCCACATGCCTGTG ATCAGTCATTTTGCTACTTGTGCTTGCCTGAGCAACAGAAAAGAGTTTCCATCTTTCTTCAGAACTATTCCAAGTGATTATTACCAGAGCAGAGCACTGGCTCAGCTGGTGAAACATTTTGGCTGGACATGGGTGGGAGCCTTAAGCAATGACAATGATTATGGTAAAAATGGCATTGCCACATTCATTAAGGCTGCACAAGAGGAGGGAGTCTGCATTGAATACTCACAGGCTTTTGAAAGCACAGGATCAAAAACgtcattaaaaaatattgtaGACACTATCAGAACATCCACATCTAAGGTAATAATGGCTTTCATGTCACACAGAGAGATTAAAATACTGGTGGATGAGCTATACAGGCAAAACATTACAGGACTGCAGTGGATTGGAAGTGATGCTTGGATCACGGATGACTCCCTAGCAGATAGCCAAGGCCACACTTTGCTAATTGGATCTATAGGATTCACTGTCCGCAATGCTCAAATACCTGGACTAGGCCCTTTTCTACAAAAACTCAACCCCTCACAATTTCCAAAAAGCATGTTTCTCAAAGAATTCTGGGAAAGCATTTTTCAATGCTCATTGAGCCCAAATGCATTGCAAAGGGCATGCAATGGCTCAGAGCACTTGAAATATGTCAAACATCATTTTACTGATGTGTCTGATCTGAGATATGTCAATAATGTCTACAATGCTGTCTATGCAATAGCTCATGCACTGCATAATCTTTTGTCTTGCAATCATCAAAAAGGCCCATTTGCTAATGTCACCTGTGCCCAACCTACTACAATACAACCCTGGCAG ATTTTACATTATATGCAGACTGTGAATTTCACCATGAATGGGGGAGAAACGGTCTTTTTCGATAGCAAAGGTGACTCCCCTGCAAGATATGAATTGGTAAACTTACAAAATGTCACAAAAGGCACAACGGAAGTAGCGACTATTGGCTACTATGATGCAATTCAGCCTCGTGGGCAACAGTTTACTATGAACAATGTCAACATCACCTGGGGAGGAGGACTAAGGACT GTGCCTGTGTCTGTGTGCAGTGAGAGTTGTCCCCTAGGCACTAGGAAAGCGGTGCAGAAAGGAAGGCCCATCTGCTGTTTTGACTGTATCCCATGCCCTCCAGGAGAGATAAGTAACACTTCAG ATGCATCTGACTGTGCGAAGTGCCCTTTTGGATACTGGTCCAATagcagaggtgatgagtgtatcATAAAGACAGTGGAATTCCTGTCATTCACCGAAATCATGGGTATCATTTTGATGATGCTTGGGTTACTTGGGGCATTTCTAACTATGTTcatatttgccattttttttcACTACAAAGACACACCAATAGTGAAAGCCAACAACTCAGAGTTGAGCTTCCTGCTGCTCTTCTCACTGACTCTGTGTTTCCTCTGTTCACTTACATTCATTGGTCGACCCACTGAGTGGTCCTGTATGTTGCGTCACACAGCATTtgggatcacttttgtcctctgtATTTCTTGTGTTGTAGGGAAAACAATAGTGGTGTTAATGGCTTTTAAAGCTACACTTCCAGGAAGAAATGTCATGAAATGGTTTGGGCCTCTTCAACAGAGAATCAGTGTTGTTGGTTTCACTCTTGTACAGGTCCTCATCTGTGTCCTTTGGTTAACGATATCCCCACCTTCCCCATACATGAATATGAGCTACAACAGAGAAAAGATCATCCTAGAATGCAGATTAGGCTCAGCTGTAAGTTTCTGGGCTGTGCTTGGTTATATTGGTTTTCTGGCCATCTTGTGCTTCATTTTGGCTTTTCTAGCTCGGAAGCTGCCTGATAACTTTAATGAAGCCAAATTCATCACATTCAGCATGCTCATTTTCTGTGCTGTCTGGATTGCCTTTATCCCAGCTTACCTAAGCACACCTGGAAAATTTACAGTAGCAGTCGAGATATTTGCAATTTTAGCTTCCAGTTATAGTTTACTAATCTGTATTTTCATTACAAAATGTTATGTTATCCTGCTAAGACCAGGTGAAAATACAAAAAAGCATTTACTAAAGGTCCCACACTAA